One Scyliorhinus canicula chromosome 12, sScyCan1.1, whole genome shotgun sequence genomic region harbors:
- the LOC119974913 gene encoding UDP-glucuronosyltransferase 2A1-like — protein MKCFGWKCQFQVAFSLGIIITLSCPITQGANILVVPIEGSHWINMRILIEELRLRGHDITVLFFSTSWYIKESPDLYQSIVVEMQEVLGKNSNEEFIQHFVDKALGVFQKDTTPWTIMKFQYEMAAFMHSSHSWGREINIAIFENKTLLKQFENANFDLILTDPFFTTGAMLGYYLKLPVVNNVRLHSGGEAHLLSAPSPLSYVPITGSRLTDKMSFLQRTQNVLHRIFLLYISEFFTYPIYNELCHRYLGPDTDAKTLLQSADVWLMRADFIFEFPRPTMPNIVYIGGFQCKPSKPLAPEFEEFVQSSGEHGIIVMSLGTIVSSLPLQITMKIAEAFAQVPQKVIWRHDGKIPPNIGNNTLLAKWIPQNDLLGHPKTRAFVSHGGTNGVYEAIYHGVPVVGIPLLFDQFDNLLRLEARGSAKVINVAAMQSTDLLQALNEVINNTFYRDNMQKLSALHRDQPESPMERAIFWIEYVARHKGAAHLRSESYRLPWYVYYCVDVMILLLSVLLMVTVLTVLLLKKLCNITWKKKQKIQ, from the coding sequence ATGAAGTGTTTTGGATGGAAATGTCAGTTCCAGGTTGCATTCTCCCTTGGTATCATCATCACCCTGTCTTGTCCCATTACCCAAGGGGCTAATATTTTGGTTGTGCCTATCGAGGGTAGCCACTGGATCAATATGAGAATTTTAATAGAAGAACTGAGACTTCGTGGACATGACATCACTGTGCTTTTTTTCTCAACATCTTGGTACATCAAAGAGAGTCCTGATCTCTATCAGTCCATTGTGGTTGAAATGCAAGAAGTCCTTGGGAAAAATTCAAATGAAGAATTTATACAGCATTTTGTAGACAAGGCACTCGGAGTCTTCCAGAAAGACACAACACCATGGACCATCATGAAGTTTCAATATGAAATGGCAGCTTTTATGCACAGCTCTCATTCTTGGGGACGAGAAATTAATATTGCGatttttgaaaacaaaactttGTTAAAGCAATTTGAAAATGCAAATTTTGATTTAATACTGACCGATCCATTTTTCACTACAGGTGCAATGCTTGGGTATTATTTAAAACTCCCAGTAGTTAATAATGTTCGTTTGCACAGTGGTGGAGAAGCTCATTTACTATCTGCCCCATCGCCATTGTCCTATGTCCCAATCACCGGCTCAAGACTGACAGATAAAATGAGCTTTCTACAACGAACACAAAATGTACTCCATCGTATTTTTCTACTATACATTTCAGAATTTTTCACCTACCCGATATACAATGAACTCTGCCATCGCTATCTGGGCCCAGACACAGATGCCAAGACACTTCTCCAAAGTGCGGATGTGTGGCTGATGAGAGCAGATTTCATATTTGAATTCCCGAGACCCACCATGCCAAACATTGTTTACATTGGGGGATTCCAGTGTAAACCATCCAAACCTCTCGCACCAGAGTTTGAAGAGTTTGTCCAATCCTCAGGGGAACATGGGATTATTGTAATGTCTCTGGGGACCATTGTCAGCTCTTTGCCATTGCAAATTACAATGAAAATAGCAGAGGCATTTGCTCAAGTACCTCAGAAAGTTATTTGGAGACACGATGGAAAGATCCCTCCCAACATAGGAAATAATACGCTACTGGCAAAATGGATCCCTCAGAATGACCTTCTAGGGCACCCCAAGACACGAGCCTTTGTTTCCCATGGTGGCACCAATGGAGTTTATGAAGCCATCTATCATGGGGTGCCAGTAGTTGGCATCCCTCTGCTTTTTGATCAGTTTGACAATTTACTCAGACTTGAAGCCCGAGGGTCAGCAAAAGTGATTAATGTGGCAGCCATGCAGTCAACAGATTTATTGCAGGCACTCAACGAAGTCATAAATAATACGTTCTATCGGGATAACATGCAGAAACTCTCTGCTCTCCACAGGGATCAACCAGAGTCTCCAATGGAGAGAGCCATTTTCTGGATTGAGTATGTTGCTCGACACAAAGGTGCAGCACATTTACGCTCAGAATCTTACCGACTCCCCTGGTATGTTTACTATTGTGTAGATGTGATGATCCTCCTGTTATCTGTGTTACTAATGGTTACAGTGCTGACAGTTCTACTGTTGAAAAAACTTTGTAACATCACTtggaaaaaaaagcaaaaaatTCAGTAA